The DNA segment AATCTTATAACTTCCAAATGCCATAGCCATCAATGTACACAATCAAGAGGGGAAGAATAGAAATATACACCGGTGGTTGGAATGAGTGGAGAAAAGTTCATCCTTTCTCTCGACGAGGGGACAACCTCCGCGAGGGCAATAATTTTTGACAGGGAAGGGGACATCAAGGGGATCGGCCAGTACGAGTTTCCACAGCACTATCCAAAACCGGGCTGGGTCGAGCACGACCCGGAAGAGATATGGAGCGCTCAAATAAGGGCAATAAAAACTGCTCTGGAAAGGGAAAACGTGGAACCAAGCCAGATCGCTGCCATAGGAGTTACGAACCAACGCGAGACAACCATAGTATGGGACAAAACAGGCAAACCTCTGTACAACGCCATAGTCTGGCAGTGCAGAAGGACTGCAGAGATGGTGGAAGAGATAAAACGCGAATACGGCGACGTTATCAAGGAAAAGACCGGTCTCGTGCCAGATGCATACTTTTCAGCGTCAAAGCTGAAGTGGCTCCTCGACAACGTTCCTGGACTTAGGGAAAAAGCCGAGAGGGGCGAGGTGCTCTTTGGAACGGTCGATACGTTCCTCATCTACCGCCTTACCGGAGAGCACGTGACCGATTATTCAAACGCCTCAAGAACGATGCTCTTCAACATCAAAAAACTGGACTGGGACGATGAGCTGCTTGAGATGTTTGATGTTCCATCGGAGGTTTTGCCCGAAGTCAGGGAATCGAGCGAGATTTACGGGTACACAAAGAGGGAACTCCTTGGAAGAGAAATACCCGTCAGCGGCGATGCAGGCGACCAGCAGGCCGCTTTATTTGGTCAGGCAGGCTTTGAGACCGGAATGGTTAAGGCCACCTACGGGACGGGAAGCTTCATCTTAGCCAACACCGGCAAAACCGTCCGCTATTCCAGTAACCTGCTAACAACCATCGCCTGGGGACTCGATGGAAGGGTTACCTACGCCCTCGAAGGGAGCGTATTCGTAACCGGCGCCGCTGTCCATTGGCTCCGTGATGGAATCAGGATAATTAAGCATGCCTCTGAAACGGAAGAACTCGCAAGAAGGCTTGAGAGCAACGAGGGGCTCTACTTCGTTCCAGCATTTGTGGGCCTTGGAGCGCCTTACTGGGATCAGTTCGCGAGGGGATTAATAATCGGGATAACGCGCGGAACGGGCAGGGAACACCTCGCGAGGGCAACGCTTGAGGCAATAGCATACCTAACACGCGATGTTATTGAGGAGATGGAGAAGCTGGTCGGCATAAAGGAGCTGAGGGTTGATGGAGGGGCAACTGCCAACGACTTCCTGATGCAGTTCCAGGCTGACATATTGGACAGACGTGTCGTAAGACCGGTGGTGAAAGAGACCACCGCGTTGGGGGCGGCATATCTGGCCGGTTTGGCCGTTGATTACTGGGAGAGCCTCAAGGAGATACAGAACCTCTGGAAGGCGGAGAAGATATTCGAGCCAACTATGGATAAAGAAACAAGGGAGAAACTCTACCACGGATGGAAAGAGGCAGTAAAGAGAGCACTTGGGTGGGCAAAGGTAGTGGAAGCCTGACTGTGAATCACAAAAACGACGCACCATATGAACACATCAGCACATTCAAATGCTGTTCATCCCTGCCCTTTTTCCTGATGCCCAGAACTGTTCTTTCCTCCCTTTTTGGCCAAACTTAAGGTTTAAGAAAGCTTTAAAACGGGAAAAACCCTTTTTTAAGTTAATTAGGAGGGAAAAAGGATGAAGACACGGATCGCAATAATCGGTGCCGGCGTCGTAGGGGCGTCGATAGCGCGCGTTCTCAGCCAGTACGAGGGAGTTGAGGTCCATCTAATCGAGAGAAACGTCGACGCGGGGATGG comes from the Thermococcus thioreducens genome and includes:
- the glpK gene encoding glycerol kinase GlpK; amino-acid sequence: MSGEKFILSLDEGTTSARAIIFDREGDIKGIGQYEFPQHYPKPGWVEHDPEEIWSAQIRAIKTALERENVEPSQIAAIGVTNQRETTIVWDKTGKPLYNAIVWQCRRTAEMVEEIKREYGDVIKEKTGLVPDAYFSASKLKWLLDNVPGLREKAERGEVLFGTVDTFLIYRLTGEHVTDYSNASRTMLFNIKKLDWDDELLEMFDVPSEVLPEVRESSEIYGYTKRELLGREIPVSGDAGDQQAALFGQAGFETGMVKATYGTGSFILANTGKTVRYSSNLLTTIAWGLDGRVTYALEGSVFVTGAAVHWLRDGIRIIKHASETEELARRLESNEGLYFVPAFVGLGAPYWDQFARGLIIGITRGTGREHLARATLEAIAYLTRDVIEEMEKLVGIKELRVDGGATANDFLMQFQADILDRRVVRPVVKETTALGAAYLAGLAVDYWESLKEIQNLWKAEKIFEPTMDKETREKLYHGWKEAVKRALGWAKVVEA